From a single Labrenzia sp. PHM005 genomic region:
- a CDS encoding efflux RND transporter permease subunit, whose product METLFFRQPRLVVLTLLVILAAGATALIGIGRQEDPTITNLFATVTTVYPGADPGRVEALVTEKIEEELREIEEIDVIESTSASSISIIQIELLDTLTEDVIEQAWSEIRDKIGDATREFPEGVLEPEFSTDGAGAFASISALVPEHEAVSQAVMLRYAEVLSDTLRNVPGTKSVEIFGEQEEEILVRIDPATLISLSLTVDQVASAIQNADAKVRAGRLRSSDREFLIEVSGEIAALDRIRAIPVTTGSNGLVTRVGDVATVTKGIRQPAEELAFSGGRPAILVAAKIADGLQVDTWMTRVRDSIAAYETDMPHSIEHQLVFDQSRYTIDRLTDVGANIAIGMALVIGVLLVTMGLRSAVIVAMVLPVVTLASFATMSMIGLPLHQMSLTGLIVALGLLVDAGIVMTDEIGQALARGEERREAVRKAVRRLFAPLLASTATTALSFLPMVLLPGPAGDFVGAIAIAVIIMLVWSFLVAVTLTAAIAGWLLPETNSQTQRRSFQPGKLVSVPFRFSLQLAMRNPASSVAFALVLPVIGFMSMPTLTAQFFPGVDRDQFHIEVELSDGTAIAETSDVVRAMDGFLSDQEGIKKVVWVVGKSAPAFYYNIVGNQDRAPAFAQALVTTSSPDTTTDLVPRLQRELTALYPNARILVRDLVQGPPVDAPVELRLVGPSLEVLRERGDALRQLASGIEEVTVVRTTLESGAPQLKFSVDEDKARLVGLSLADVARQLEATLEGAVGGSLIEGTEELPVRVRIGETSRGDLSDIASLPLLPAIGAAGTAGYEGVPLSAITDIRLEPSEGEINRRNGERTNTVQAFVQYGVLPEEALKKLQSEMELAGFVVPEGYRIETGGDSDARSDTLNNLIGSLGLIVPLSIAAIVLTFNSFRLSAVTLVVSGLSAGLSILALAVFQYPFGINAIIGVIGSIGVSINAAIIILTGLQQNSRAVDGDREAMVDVVMGSGRHIISTTLTTFGGFLPLILAGGGFWPPFAMSIAGGVLLSTVISFYFAPPMFALVYARRSKIEAEEAPIQDNGTDWSNDNRPIALAAE is encoded by the coding sequence ATGGAAACCCTGTTCTTTCGCCAACCCCGTCTGGTGGTTCTGACTCTTCTTGTCATCCTGGCGGCCGGAGCAACGGCCCTGATCGGCATTGGCCGGCAGGAAGATCCGACGATCACCAATCTCTTTGCAACGGTTACGACCGTCTACCCAGGCGCTGATCCGGGTCGTGTTGAGGCTTTGGTCACGGAAAAGATCGAGGAAGAGCTTCGTGAAATCGAAGAGATTGATGTGATTGAATCGACGTCTGCCTCCTCGATTTCAATTATTCAGATTGAGCTGCTCGATACGTTGACCGAAGACGTGATTGAACAGGCGTGGTCGGAAATCCGGGACAAGATCGGCGACGCCACACGCGAATTTCCCGAAGGTGTTCTGGAGCCGGAATTCAGCACTGACGGCGCTGGCGCTTTCGCATCGATCAGCGCACTTGTTCCGGAGCATGAGGCGGTCTCTCAGGCAGTCATGCTTCGATATGCCGAGGTTTTGTCTGATACACTCCGGAATGTGCCCGGTACAAAGTCCGTCGAGATTTTCGGAGAGCAGGAAGAAGAGATTCTGGTCCGCATAGATCCGGCGACGCTCATTTCCTTGTCTCTGACGGTGGATCAGGTCGCCTCGGCCATACAAAACGCGGATGCCAAGGTCCGCGCTGGCCGCCTGCGCAGTTCGGACCGCGAATTTTTGATCGAGGTGTCTGGAGAAATTGCCGCGCTTGATCGGATTCGCGCCATCCCGGTGACAACTGGGAGCAATGGACTGGTGACCCGTGTTGGCGATGTTGCCACCGTCACTAAGGGCATCCGCCAACCCGCTGAAGAGCTGGCCTTTTCAGGGGGGCGTCCGGCAATTCTTGTCGCTGCGAAGATTGCCGATGGCCTTCAGGTCGACACCTGGATGACCCGTGTCCGGGATAGCATTGCTGCCTATGAAACGGATATGCCGCATTCGATCGAGCATCAACTCGTGTTCGATCAAAGCCGCTACACGATCGATCGGCTGACAGACGTTGGCGCCAACATAGCCATCGGCATGGCCTTGGTGATTGGCGTGCTGCTTGTCACGATGGGGCTACGGTCGGCCGTGATCGTTGCAATGGTCTTGCCTGTGGTCACTCTGGCGTCCTTTGCAACGATGAGCATGATCGGCCTACCGCTCCACCAGATGTCGCTTACCGGACTGATCGTAGCTCTCGGCCTGCTGGTTGATGCCGGTATTGTCATGACCGATGAAATCGGTCAGGCCCTTGCGCGCGGAGAAGAAAGGCGTGAGGCTGTGCGCAAGGCCGTCCGTCGGCTCTTTGCGCCGCTGCTGGCATCGACCGCAACCACGGCCCTTTCCTTCTTGCCCATGGTTCTGCTGCCGGGACCAGCTGGTGACTTTGTCGGGGCGATTGCAATCGCCGTTATCATCATGCTTGTCTGGTCGTTCCTGGTTGCCGTGACCTTGACGGCGGCAATTGCCGGATGGCTGCTGCCCGAAACCAACTCCCAGACCCAAAGGCGCTCTTTCCAACCCGGGAAATTGGTGTCCGTACCCTTCCGGTTTTCGTTGCAGCTCGCCATGAGAAACCCGGCAAGTTCCGTTGCCTTTGCACTGGTCTTGCCCGTGATTGGTTTCATGAGCATGCCGACGTTAACCGCGCAGTTTTTCCCGGGTGTGGACCGGGATCAGTTCCACATAGAAGTGGAGCTGTCTGACGGCACTGCGATTGCCGAAACATCCGATGTGGTTCGTGCCATGGACGGGTTCCTGTCCGATCAGGAGGGCATCAAAAAAGTGGTTTGGGTTGTGGGAAAGAGCGCCCCAGCCTTCTATTACAACATCGTTGGCAACCAGGATCGCGCCCCGGCTTTCGCTCAGGCACTTGTCACCACCAGCTCACCGGATACGACAACAGATCTCGTGCCTCGGCTGCAAAGGGAATTGACCGCGCTTTACCCGAACGCTCGAATACTGGTGCGGGATCTCGTGCAAGGGCCGCCGGTGGATGCGCCTGTCGAGCTGCGCCTTGTCGGCCCGTCCTTGGAAGTCTTGCGCGAACGCGGAGATGCCCTGCGCCAACTCGCATCCGGGATCGAGGAAGTGACCGTTGTGCGGACAACGTTGGAAAGCGGCGCACCGCAACTGAAGTTTTCGGTCGATGAGGATAAGGCACGGCTTGTAGGGTTGAGCCTGGCGGATGTCGCTCGCCAACTCGAGGCTACTCTGGAAGGCGCGGTCGGAGGCAGTCTGATCGAAGGAACGGAGGAACTGCCGGTGCGCGTTCGGATCGGCGAGACTTCCCGCGGCGACTTGTCTGACATTGCGAGCCTGCCTCTGTTGCCCGCGATCGGAGCAGCCGGAACAGCTGGCTATGAGGGGGTGCCGCTGTCCGCGATCACGGACATTCGCCTGGAGCCCTCGGAGGGTGAGATCAATCGGCGGAATGGAGAACGCACCAACACTGTTCAGGCATTCGTACAATATGGTGTTTTGCCGGAAGAAGCCCTGAAGAAGCTCCAGAGCGAGATGGAACTTGCCGGCTTTGTAGTGCCGGAAGGCTATCGTATCGAAACGGGCGGTGACTCCGATGCACGCTCAGATACGTTGAACAATCTGATTGGCTCGCTCGGCTTGATCGTACCGTTGTCGATTGCCGCGATTGTGTTGACTTTCAACTCGTTCCGATTGTCCGCTGTCACGCTGGTCGTGTCGGGGCTGTCGGCGGGGCTCAGCATTCTGGCCCTGGCGGTCTTCCAGTACCCGTTTGGCATCAACGCCATCATCGGCGTGATCGGCTCGATCGGCGTATCTATCAACGCAGCCATCATCATCCTGACCGGTCTTCAGCAAAACAGCCGGGCGGTCGACGGTGATCGGGAGGCAATGGTAGACGTAGTGATGGGGTCGGGCCGGCACATCATCTCCACAACGCTTACGACCTTCGGAGGGTTTTTACCGTTGATCCTGGCCGGTGGCGGGTTCTGGCCACCGTTCGCCATGTCGATCGCCGGCGGCGTGTTGTTGTCGACCGTGATCTCGTTCTACTTCGCGCCGCCCATGTTCGCGTTGGTCTACGCGCGGAGGAGCAAGATAGAAGCCGAAGAGGCCCCAATTCAGGATAACGGTACGGATTGGTCGAACGACAACCGCCCCATAGCACTCGCAGCTGAGTAG
- a CDS encoding efflux RND transporter periplasmic adaptor subunit, whose amino-acid sequence MSKDDQTPASETTGKSKLRCIGRMALSAATFSINVGLAAAAVMIGVTTIQMRAEEKPSVDPFPLAVVDVFSPDWETGYDIERSFVGRLEPARSTDLAFELSGTVREVRVDEGNIVEEGDVIALLDTRTLKADRRRQVANRQAAESDRELASLTLNRRQLLKDNGHVSAQVLDEARLTLSRLDATIAQIDATIENIDINLDKAVLKAPFSGRVGERLLDDGATASPATPVLRLLESSRPTVRIGLSPEVVNRLDRSQSYDIQISGRTFKAGLAALRPDLQTRTRTIETLFELDTPEATPAFGRLAELSIVERVETEGAWIPVSALKEGPRGLWTVLTVAEDVDISAPSPAYVVVREAVEVLYAEEARAFVRGTLTPDSRIVRDGVHRVVVGQAVDLAKAGG is encoded by the coding sequence ATGTCGAAGGATGATCAGACCCCCGCGTCAGAGACGACCGGGAAGAGCAAACTCCGGTGCATTGGCAGAATGGCGCTGAGTGCGGCGACCTTCTCGATCAATGTTGGCCTTGCCGCCGCTGCAGTGATGATCGGTGTCACCACCATCCAGATGCGTGCGGAAGAAAAGCCGTCTGTGGACCCCTTTCCCTTGGCCGTCGTGGACGTGTTCTCGCCTGATTGGGAGACCGGCTATGATATTGAGCGCAGTTTTGTTGGCAGGCTTGAGCCGGCACGCAGCACGGACCTTGCTTTTGAGCTCTCCGGAACAGTTCGAGAGGTTCGGGTCGATGAGGGTAACATTGTCGAGGAAGGCGACGTCATTGCTTTACTCGACACACGGACACTTAAGGCGGACCGCCGGCGCCAGGTCGCCAATCGTCAGGCGGCTGAAAGTGACCGGGAACTGGCCTCGCTGACGTTGAACCGGCGGCAGCTGCTGAAGGACAATGGTCACGTCAGCGCACAGGTGCTCGACGAAGCCCGCCTGACCCTCAGCCGGTTGGACGCCACGATCGCGCAGATCGATGCTACGATCGAGAACATCGACATCAATCTTGATAAGGCTGTTTTGAAAGCGCCGTTTTCGGGGCGGGTTGGAGAACGGCTTTTGGATGACGGAGCAACGGCGTCTCCGGCAACGCCCGTTTTGCGTTTGCTGGAGAGCTCACGGCCAACAGTCCGCATCGGTTTGTCGCCGGAAGTGGTCAACCGGCTTGATCGGTCGCAAAGCTATGACATTCAGATCTCGGGCCGGACGTTCAAAGCCGGCTTGGCAGCGCTTCGTCCAGACCTTCAAACCCGTACCCGGACAATCGAGACCTTGTTTGAACTCGATACACCGGAGGCAACACCCGCTTTTGGACGACTGGCGGAACTGTCAATTGTTGAGCGCGTGGAGACGGAAGGCGCCTGGATCCCGGTTTCCGCATTGAAAGAAGGTCCGCGCGGTCTTTGGACCGTGCTGACAGTTGCCGAGGATGTGGATATCTCAGCGCCCAGCCCGGCATACGTTGTGGTGCGCGAAGCGGTGGAAGTCCTGTATGCGGAAGAGGCGCGGGCGTTTGTCCGCGGGACCTTGACACCAGACAGCCGGATCGTTCGGGATGGCGTTCACCGGGTTGTCGTTGGCCAAGCTGTAGACCTGGCGAAGGCAGGAGGCTGA
- a CDS encoding TetR/AcrR family transcriptional regulator has protein sequence MAKTEIHKKAGYHHGDLRGELIAAARQLIEEHGPDGFSMSDACRLAGVSTAAPYRHFSSKQDLLSEIAMDGLRRLGQDMEARASGQPRGTVESIAAIGRAYVAFARREPHTFRLMFSTMSHHDRIDELKQVGRGSYGVLLREVADYLGKPNIDETVLQTSFPLWTQVHGLSFLAIDGKLEVTEFPVDIEGSILIATERLLPPVS, from the coding sequence ATGGCCAAAACAGAAATTCACAAAAAAGCGGGCTATCACCATGGTGATTTGCGTGGTGAATTGATCGCAGCAGCGCGCCAACTTATTGAAGAACATGGGCCAGATGGGTTTTCCATGTCGGATGCTTGCCGCCTTGCCGGGGTGAGCACAGCTGCGCCCTACCGGCACTTTTCATCCAAGCAGGATCTCTTGAGCGAAATCGCCATGGACGGCCTGAGGCGCCTTGGTCAGGATATGGAAGCCAGAGCCTCTGGGCAGCCACGCGGCACCGTGGAGTCAATTGCCGCGATAGGGCGGGCCTATGTCGCGTTCGCAAGACGCGAGCCTCATACGTTCCGGCTCATGTTCAGCACGATGTCCCATCATGACCGCATTGATGAGCTCAAACAGGTCGGCCGTGGCTCCTACGGTGTCTTGCTCCGCGAGGTAGCAGACTATCTGGGGAAGCCGAACATAGACGAGACCGTACTCCAAACTTCCTTCCCGCTATGGACACAAGTTCACGGGTTGTCGTTCCTCGCCATCGATGGCAAGCTGGAGGTGACAGAGTTTCCAGTCGACATTGAAGGCTCTATTCTTATTGCGACAGAACGGCTGCTTCCGCCGGTATCTTAG
- a CDS encoding RNA methyltransferase: MPQTGKPQKTGAVKQITSHSNPIVKEIKGLVAQRKHRSQSGLFVAEGLKLATDAIAADWGVRYLALGPDARDNPIAQKAAATAKARGALILEVSTAVLSAMTRKDNPQMVVGVYEQKLLGAKDIDPAGATVWVALDRVRDPGNLGTIIRTVDAVGGSGVMLVGDCTDPFAVEAVRATMGSLFHVPLAKLSKDEFKSLAKNWPGTVAATHLKGSVDYRTPDYQVPSLLVMGNEQKGLEDDMADACSTLIRIPQVGEADSLNLAVATGISLYEIRRNHLELS, from the coding sequence ATGCCGCAAACCGGCAAACCTCAAAAAACCGGCGCCGTCAAACAGATCACCAGCCATTCCAATCCCATCGTTAAGGAAATCAAGGGGCTGGTCGCCCAGCGCAAACACCGGAGCCAGTCCGGATTGTTTGTGGCCGAAGGATTGAAACTTGCAACGGATGCCATTGCAGCCGATTGGGGCGTGCGTTATCTGGCCCTTGGCCCGGACGCCCGCGACAATCCCATCGCGCAGAAGGCGGCCGCCACTGCTAAGGCCAGAGGCGCTCTGATATTGGAAGTCTCGACCGCAGTCTTGAGCGCCATGACCCGAAAAGACAATCCGCAAATGGTTGTCGGTGTCTATGAGCAAAAACTACTTGGCGCCAAGGATATTGATCCGGCCGGTGCGACTGTCTGGGTCGCGCTCGACCGGGTTCGAGATCCCGGCAATCTTGGAACAATCATCCGCACAGTTGACGCTGTTGGCGGCAGCGGTGTCATGCTGGTCGGCGACTGCACCGACCCCTTCGCGGTGGAAGCTGTCCGTGCCACGATGGGATCGCTGTTTCACGTACCGCTGGCGAAACTCTCCAAGGACGAGTTCAAATCCCTCGCCAAGAACTGGCCCGGAACCGTTGCCGCGACCCACTTGAAAGGCTCGGTTGATTACCGGACACCGGATTACCAGGTCCCTTCGCTTCTGGTTATGGGGAATGAACAAAAGGGACTGGAGGACGACATGGCGGATGCTTGCTCGACCTTGATCCGTATTCCGCAGGTCGGCGAGGCCGACAGCCTCAATCTTGCCGTTGCCACCGGAATTTCCCTTTATGAAATCCGCCGCAATCACCTGGAGCTTTCTTGA
- a CDS encoding SDR family oxidoreductase — protein sequence MRLFVFGAGYSGRAIMEEVRDQFEWIGGTTRAADKVNELKAAGFEAFLFDGETPGTGITDALSKATHVLISIAPNDTGDPVLNHHAKDIAAANPKWIGYLSTVGVYGNHDGAWVDETTDCKPVSKRSVQRVAAEKAWLDFAEEHQFAVQIFRLSGIYGPGRNAFENFKKGRARRLVKPGQVFNRIHVADIAGAVAAAMQHPSTRIFNVTDNEPAPPQDVVAYAAELLGVAPPPEIAFETADLTPMARSFYGENKRVSNLRVKDELGYTFRFPDYRIALNTLIQNYA from the coding sequence ATGCGTTTGTTTGTTTTTGGTGCCGGATATTCCGGCAGGGCCATCATGGAAGAGGTGCGGGACCAGTTCGAGTGGATCGGCGGCACAACCCGCGCGGCGGACAAAGTGAACGAGCTCAAGGCAGCGGGTTTTGAAGCATTCCTATTTGACGGCGAAACCCCCGGCACAGGAATAACCGATGCCTTGTCCAAGGCAACGCACGTCCTTATCTCCATCGCTCCGAACGACACCGGCGATCCGGTCTTGAACCACCACGCCAAAGACATCGCCGCCGCCAATCCAAAATGGATCGGCTACCTTTCGACCGTCGGCGTTTATGGCAACCACGATGGCGCCTGGGTCGACGAGACGACTGATTGCAAACCTGTGTCCAAACGCTCGGTTCAACGAGTTGCTGCTGAAAAAGCGTGGCTGGACTTTGCCGAAGAGCATCAGTTTGCTGTTCAAATATTCCGCCTTTCTGGAATTTATGGCCCCGGCCGCAATGCGTTCGAGAACTTCAAAAAAGGCCGGGCTCGCCGTCTTGTAAAACCGGGTCAGGTGTTCAACCGCATCCATGTGGCCGATATAGCCGGGGCTGTTGCTGCCGCGATGCAACACCCCAGTACGCGGATATTCAACGTCACGGATAACGAGCCAGCCCCACCGCAGGATGTGGTTGCCTATGCCGCTGAGCTTCTGGGCGTTGCTCCACCGCCAGAAATTGCATTCGAAACCGCCGACCTCACACCAATGGCCCGGTCGTTTTATGGCGAAAACAAACGTGTCTCAAACCTGCGAGTTAAAGATGAACTTGGCTATACGTTCCGCTTTCCAGATTATCGGATTGCTTTAAACACTCTCATTCAGAACTACGCTTGA
- a CDS encoding YtoQ family protein — MSEWRVYLSGEIHTDWREQIITATKEAGLPVSFSAPVTDHDSSDDCGAAILGSEDNKFWYDHKGAKVNAVRTRTLIEKADIVVVRFGDKYKQWNAAFDAGCASALGKSLIVLHDPSLTHPLKEVDAAALAVAETPDQIVRILKYAIRGEL; from the coding sequence ATGAGTGAATGGCGTGTCTACCTGTCGGGTGAAATTCACACGGATTGGCGCGAACAGATCATAACCGCAACAAAGGAAGCTGGTTTGCCGGTCAGTTTCTCCGCCCCGGTTACAGATCACGATTCCAGCGACGATTGCGGCGCTGCGATTCTTGGCAGTGAAGACAACAAGTTCTGGTACGACCACAAAGGCGCCAAGGTGAATGCCGTGCGCACCCGGACGCTTATCGAGAAGGCCGACATCGTCGTTGTCCGCTTTGGTGACAAATACAAGCAATGGAACGCTGCATTTGATGCCGGTTGTGCATCAGCGCTCGGCAAGTCTTTGATTGTTTTGCATGATCCGTCTCTGACACACCCCTTGAAAGAAGTCGATGCTGCAGCTCTTGCGGTTGCTGAAACACCGGATCAGATCGTGCGTATCCTGAAGTACGCGATCCGCGGCGAACTCTAA
- a CDS encoding cold-shock protein, with translation MLHGNVKWFDMGRGVGTIEPEDGDDVLVEITALRRSGIDTLKEGQLVAFDLEWRRGQMVAEDLKVL, from the coding sequence ATGCTGCATGGAAACGTAAAATGGTTTGATATGGGCCGCGGTGTCGGCACCATCGAACCCGAAGATGGGGATGATGTTCTCGTCGAAATCACCGCATTGCGCCGGTCCGGCATCGACACTTTGAAAGAAGGCCAACTGGTGGCTTTTGATCTGGAGTGGCGCCGTGGCCAGATGGTCGCAGAGGATCTTAAGGTTCTGTAA
- a CDS encoding TCR/Tet family MFS transporter gives MSSSPNRSSAFVFIFITLTINAMGIGLMMPVLPNLLTELTSLPVGEAARWGGALSVIFALMQFLCGPTLGNLSDRFGRRPVLLISMLTVAADYLLIALSWNLAVLFIARMISGIAGATHSAASAYIADISDKKDRAKNFGLLGAAFGVGFVLGPVIGGLLGEFGSRAPFYAGAALSFLNFVFGYFILPETLKPENRRSFDWKRANPFGALKHVSANKDVQVLLLALLLFDIAHYVYPSVWSYFTTEVFAWTPSDIGLSLAVVGFGYAFVQGYLIRVLDHRIGTGAILMIGLTCNLIAFAALAFIRDGWLAYAFIGFAIMGALATPAFTGLMSNLVADDAQGELQGLIASAAGLSMIISPFVMTQSFSYFTSSSTVYFPGAPFVISAVLIILAAMIALPFLKKQAKATAENSPKSQKTPAE, from the coding sequence TTGTCATCCAGTCCGAACAGATCCAGCGCATTTGTGTTCATTTTCATCACGCTGACTATCAATGCGATGGGCATTGGCTTGATGATGCCTGTACTCCCCAACCTCTTGACTGAACTGACCAGCTTGCCGGTTGGTGAGGCAGCACGCTGGGGCGGCGCGCTCAGTGTTATCTTTGCATTGATGCAGTTCCTCTGCGGTCCAACACTCGGCAATTTGTCCGATCGTTTTGGCCGGCGCCCGGTTCTGCTAATATCCATGTTGACCGTTGCAGCGGATTATCTTCTCATTGCGCTTTCCTGGAACCTCGCGGTGCTTTTCATTGCCCGTATGATTTCCGGAATCGCCGGGGCAACACATTCTGCAGCTTCCGCATATATCGCGGATATTTCCGACAAAAAAGACCGGGCAAAAAACTTCGGTCTGCTGGGTGCCGCCTTTGGCGTCGGATTTGTTCTTGGGCCTGTTATCGGCGGGCTGCTGGGCGAGTTTGGATCCCGGGCGCCGTTTTATGCAGGTGCGGCGCTATCGTTTCTCAACTTCGTCTTCGGCTATTTCATTCTTCCCGAAACACTAAAGCCGGAAAACAGACGCTCCTTTGACTGGAAGCGCGCCAATCCATTCGGCGCCCTAAAACACGTTTCGGCGAACAAGGATGTTCAAGTCCTTCTGCTGGCCTTGTTGTTGTTTGACATCGCACACTACGTCTACCCATCAGTCTGGAGCTATTTCACAACGGAGGTGTTTGCCTGGACACCAAGTGATATCGGCTTGTCCCTTGCCGTCGTCGGATTTGGCTATGCCTTTGTTCAAGGATATCTGATCCGGGTTCTCGACCATCGCATCGGAACCGGAGCCATTTTGATGATTGGCCTGACCTGCAATCTGATCGCATTTGCAGCACTCGCCTTTATCAGAGACGGCTGGCTTGCCTATGCGTTTATCGGATTTGCGATCATGGGAGCTTTGGCCACCCCGGCCTTCACCGGTCTGATGTCCAACCTGGTCGCTGACGATGCGCAAGGTGAACTTCAAGGCCTGATTGCCAGCGCGGCCGGACTTTCGATGATCATCAGCCCGTTCGTGATGACACAAAGCTTTTCCTATTTCACAAGCTCAAGCACGGTCTATTTCCCGGGAGCACCTTTCGTAATTTCTGCAGTCCTCATTATCTTAGCTGCAATGATTGCCTTGCCGTTCTTGAAGAAACAGGCCAAGGCCACCGCAGAAAACAGTCCAAAGAGCCAGAAAACACCAGCCGAGTAA
- a CDS encoding alpha/beta hydrolase, whose translation MTSSFSPPPLDGPRLSPRSGGPARQLVVILHGYGADGADLIDLGRAWQGQLPDAAFVAPNAPEPLPFEAFGGRQWFPLSERSPQEYVIGAEAAQASLDRFLDAELSKLRLDDSSLALVGFSQGAMMTFQAGLRRKMPPAALLAYSGLLPGAAQLKTIQTATPVLIVHGEDDDVVPAYHLDAARTALTQAGVSVDTHCLAGLGHSIDERGMVLGGRFLEKAFQ comes from the coding sequence ATGACGTCCTCCTTTTCTCCACCCCCGCTTGATGGACCCCGCCTTTCGCCACGCTCCGGCGGTCCAGCCCGGCAGCTTGTTGTCATCCTGCATGGCTATGGCGCTGATGGTGCCGACTTGATCGATTTGGGACGAGCCTGGCAAGGACAACTGCCCGATGCCGCATTTGTTGCGCCCAATGCGCCAGAACCCCTCCCTTTTGAAGCCTTTGGCGGCCGGCAATGGTTTCCGCTCTCCGAGCGATCTCCTCAGGAATACGTGATAGGCGCGGAGGCAGCCCAAGCATCGCTTGACCGTTTTCTGGATGCTGAATTGTCAAAACTGCGGCTTGATGACTCATCACTTGCACTGGTCGGTTTCAGTCAAGGCGCAATGATGACTTTCCAGGCAGGTCTTCGCCGCAAAATGCCACCAGCTGCTCTACTCGCCTATTCCGGATTGCTGCCAGGCGCTGCCCAGCTAAAAACCATCCAGACGGCCACTCCTGTTTTGATTGTTCACGGTGAAGACGATGACGTTGTCCCCGCCTATCATTTGGACGCCGCTAGAACCGCGCTGACTCAAGCAGGTGTTTCCGTGGACACCCATTGCCTTGCCGGTCTTGGACATTCCATTGACGAACGCGGCATGGTGCTCGGCGGCAGGTTTCTGGAAAAGGCCTTTCAGTAA
- a CDS encoding M42 family metallopeptidase, which translates to MNIDLLRRLCETPGVPGHEHRVRDLIQSEIEGLFDEVTTDPMGSLLCRRNSRKKPKNGDPKKVMLLCHMDEIGFLVSHVTDKGFVHVQPVGGFDARNLFSRRVLVSTDEGDYKGVMNPGGKPIHISSPEERKKIPEPKEFVIDLGLGEGTKDVVKVGDMVTMDEPLIEIGEKVVSKALDNRIACWLGIEAIRALGKAKHECEIHVGFTCQEEVGLRGARTASFAIKPDIGLGVDTTLACDTPGVPEQDRTTVQGEGFGLHVKDSSFIADRGLVKEIEAIAQKEKIPFQRTMLAAGGQDGAAAQQAAAGAKAVGIVVGTRYIHTVTEMIHKSDLQAALDILAAYLKKA; encoded by the coding sequence ATGAATATCGATCTTCTTCGACGCCTTTGCGAAACACCGGGTGTGCCGGGTCACGAGCACCGCGTGCGGGACTTGATTCAATCTGAAATCGAAGGCCTCTTTGATGAGGTCACTACTGATCCGATGGGATCGCTTTTGTGCCGCCGCAATTCGCGCAAGAAACCGAAGAACGGAGACCCCAAGAAGGTCATGCTGCTCTGTCATATGGACGAGATCGGATTTCTTGTCTCTCATGTGACCGACAAAGGCTTTGTGCATGTTCAGCCTGTTGGTGGATTTGATGCCCGCAATCTGTTCTCCCGCCGGGTTTTGGTTTCCACCGACGAGGGTGACTACAAAGGTGTCATGAACCCCGGCGGCAAGCCGATCCACATTTCCTCGCCCGAGGAACGCAAGAAGATTCCAGAACCAAAAGAATTTGTGATTGACCTTGGTTTGGGCGAAGGCACCAAGGATGTCGTCAAGGTCGGTGACATGGTGACAATGGACGAACCGCTGATCGAGATTGGCGAAAAGGTCGTCTCAAAGGCCTTGGACAACCGCATCGCCTGCTGGCTCGGCATTGAGGCAATCCGGGCGCTGGGCAAGGCCAAACACGAGTGCGAAATCCACGTCGGTTTCACGTGCCAGGAAGAAGTCGGACTGCGCGGTGCACGTACAGCGTCCTTTGCGATCAAACCGGATATTGGACTTGGTGTCGACACCACTTTGGCCTGCGACACCCCGGGTGTTCCCGAACAAGACCGGACTACGGTTCAAGGTGAAGGGTTCGGCTTGCATGTGAAGGATTCCAGCTTCATTGCCGACCGGGGCCTGGTCAAGGAAATCGAAGCGATTGCGCAAAAGGAAAAAATCCCGTTCCAGCGGACGATGCTGGCAGCCGGTGGCCAGGATGGCGCAGCTGCTCAACAAGCAGCAGCTGGTGCCAAGGCGGTCGGGATTGTTGTCGGGACCCGCTATATCCATACGGTCACCGAAATGATCCATAAATCAGATCTTCAGGCTGCGCTCGACATCTTGGCGGCTTATCTGAAAAAAGCGTGA